Proteins from a single region of Pseudodesulfovibrio portus:
- a CDS encoding CBS domain-containing protein, producing the protein MKKKTEKLAAPIVITAHANADFDALGAMVAASKLYPGAVLIFPGSQETSLRHFFIESTTYLFNFKAFKDIDPESVELLVVVDTRQRSRIPHVRPVLGNPGLRIHTYDHHPDTEEDLPAEKSVVRDWGSTVTIITHELMEQGISLNGEEATLLGLGIYEDTGGFAFNSITPQDFAAAGWLKSQGMDIEAINDILSHELSTEQVTYLGELLKNAQTYDIHGIDVIIAEISTDKFVPDFALLVHKLMDMEKIDVCFALGRMADRIHVISRSRNPDVNVGKICASLGGGGHGAAASATVKDKTLAEVRDDLFALLYSQINPQIVVDNLMSRPAVFIEGDKTIADAVELMTRYGLKDVPVVRPGSKQCIGIMGHKTADKAVSHHLGSVGLSEYMTRKFETVEARTDLYRVMEIILSNRQRMLPVIEDGDLIGVITRTDLMNMLIEEPARIPDSLLPDRRTERNIAAQVKNRLPQAMLDLLKAAGDLGQELGWEVYAVGGFVRDILLGRPNLDLDLVVEGDGILFARKFAEKLGGRVKAHTKFKTAVVILDDGRRVDVATARLEYYEYPAALPTVELSSIKMDLYRRDFTVNALALRINPGRFGQLVDFFGAERDIRNRTIRVLHSLSFVEDPTRILRAIRFERRFDFQIGGQTMRLIKNALNLELFSKLSGTRVMHELQWIMNEEDPLACLMRMEELGIMEAIHPLLKLSRDRVQVLTELVKVHNWYKLLYLEHEITPWKLYVLGMTMGIKRDQIQKITQRLHFTRREEREFLQLRDMIGDALMKLMGWREGRSKLSRLYSILHPIPVEGILFLMARSRKEHIRRNISQYLSRLRYLTIEVNGNDLEEMGIEPGPIYTRILSRLTDAMIDGRATTRKKQLKLAQKLHKDLSSHEEDSE; encoded by the coding sequence ATGAAAAAGAAGACGGAAAAACTGGCCGCTCCCATTGTTATCACGGCCCATGCCAACGCGGATTTCGACGCCTTGGGCGCCATGGTCGCCGCCTCCAAGCTCTATCCGGGTGCGGTGCTCATCTTCCCGGGCAGCCAGGAGACGAGTCTGCGCCATTTTTTTATCGAAAGCACCACATACCTGTTTAATTTCAAAGCGTTCAAGGACATAGACCCCGAATCCGTGGAATTGCTCGTGGTGGTGGACACCCGGCAGCGGTCGCGCATTCCGCATGTACGGCCCGTGCTCGGAAACCCCGGTCTGCGAATCCATACCTATGACCACCATCCGGACACGGAGGAGGACCTGCCCGCCGAAAAAAGCGTGGTCCGGGACTGGGGGTCCACGGTGACCATCATCACCCACGAACTCATGGAGCAGGGGATATCCCTTAACGGCGAGGAAGCCACCCTTCTCGGCCTGGGCATCTATGAAGACACCGGCGGGTTCGCCTTCAACTCCATCACCCCGCAGGACTTCGCGGCTGCCGGTTGGCTCAAGTCCCAGGGGATGGACATCGAGGCCATCAACGATATTTTGTCCCACGAGTTGTCCACCGAACAGGTCACTTACCTGGGTGAACTTCTTAAAAATGCGCAGACATACGACATTCACGGCATCGACGTGATCATCGCCGAGATATCCACGGACAAGTTTGTTCCCGACTTCGCCCTGCTGGTGCACAAGCTCATGGACATGGAGAAGATAGACGTCTGTTTCGCTCTCGGCCGCATGGCCGATCGCATCCACGTCATTTCCCGGTCCCGTAATCCGGACGTAAACGTGGGCAAGATATGCGCCTCCCTCGGCGGGGGCGGCCATGGGGCGGCGGCTTCGGCAACGGTCAAGGACAAGACCCTGGCCGAGGTGCGTGACGACCTGTTCGCCCTGCTCTATTCCCAGATCAACCCGCAGATCGTGGTGGACAACCTCATGTCCCGCCCGGCCGTGTTCATTGAAGGCGACAAGACCATTGCCGACGCCGTCGAACTCATGACCCGGTACGGACTCAAGGACGTGCCCGTGGTTCGCCCCGGCAGCAAGCAGTGCATCGGCATTATGGGCCACAAGACCGCTGACAAAGCGGTTTCCCACCATTTGGGCAGCGTGGGCCTGAGCGAATACATGACACGGAAGTTCGAAACCGTGGAGGCCAGGACCGATCTGTACCGGGTCATGGAGATCATTCTGAGCAACCGCCAGCGAATGCTGCCCGTCATCGAAGATGGCGACCTGATCGGCGTCATCACCCGCACGGACCTCATGAACATGCTCATCGAGGAACCGGCCCGCATTCCGGATTCCCTGCTGCCCGACCGGCGGACGGAACGGAACATTGCCGCGCAGGTCAAAAACCGGCTGCCGCAGGCCATGCTCGACCTGCTCAAGGCGGCCGGCGACCTCGGACAGGAGCTGGGCTGGGAAGTCTACGCCGTGGGGGGCTTTGTCCGCGACATCCTGCTCGGCAGGCCCAACCTCGATCTCGATCTGGTCGTGGAGGGAGACGGCATACTGTTCGCCCGCAAATTCGCGGAGAAACTCGGCGGTCGCGTCAAGGCGCACACCAAGTTCAAGACCGCAGTGGTCATTCTGGATGACGGCCGGCGGGTGGATGTGGCCACGGCCCGGCTCGAGTATTACGAATACCCGGCCGCCCTGCCCACCGTTGAGCTTTCTTCCATTAAAATGGACCTTTACCGCCGCGACTTCACGGTCAATGCCCTGGCCCTGCGCATCAATCCCGGACGGTTCGGCCAGTTGGTGGATTTCTTCGGTGCCGAGCGCGACATCCGCAACAGGACCATTCGCGTACTCCATTCACTGAGCTTCGTGGAAGACCCGACCCGTATCTTGCGGGCCATCCGCTTTGAGCGGCGTTTTGATTTTCAGATCGGTGGTCAGACCATGCGGCTGATCAAGAATGCCCTGAACCTCGAGCTGTTCAGCAAACTTTCCGGCACGCGGGTCATGCACGAGCTGCAGTGGATCATGAACGAGGAAGACCCGCTGGCCTGCCTGATGCGCATGGAGGAACTGGGCATCATGGAGGCAATCCATCCCCTGCTCAAGCTGAGCAGGGACCGTGTCCAGGTTCTGACGGAGTTGGTCAAGGTGCACAACTGGTACAAGCTCCTTTACCTCGAACATGAGATCACGCCGTGGAAGCTCTACGTGCTCGGCATGACCATGGGCATCAAGCGGGATCAGATACAAAAGATCACCCAGCGGCTGCACTTCACCAGGCGGGAGGAGCGGGAGTTCCTGCAACTTCGCGACATGATTGGCGATGCACTCATGAAATTGATGGGCTGGCGAGAAGGCCGCTCCAAGTTGAGCCGCCTCTACTCCATCCTGCATCCCATCCCGGTGGAGGGCATCCTTTTTCTCATGGCGCGCAGCCGCAAGGAGCACATCCGACGCAATATTTCACAGTACCTGTCCCGGCTGCGTTACCTGACCATAGAGGTGAACGGCAATGATCTCGAGGAGATGGGCATCGAGCCCGGTCCCATTTACACCCGCATCCTCTCCAGGCTCACGGACGCCATGATCGACGGCCGTGCCACGACGCGCAAAAAGCAGTTGAAACTGGCCCAAAAACTCCATAAGGACCTGAGTTCACACGAGGAAGATTCCGAGTGA
- a CDS encoding HIT family protein, translating to MEVLWAPWRLNYILGPKPEECVFCIPEDTTEDEERCVLARGKHCFVIMNKFPYNNGHLMICPYRHVSNLTDLSLEESEDCMLWLRHCTAILEKAFNPQGINVGLNLGEAAGAGIAQHLHFQIVPRWNGDASFMAVFGETTVIPEHLSSTYNRLKPLFDEITV from the coding sequence ATGGAAGTGCTCTGGGCGCCCTGGCGTCTCAATTATATACTTGGCCCCAAGCCCGAGGAATGTGTATTCTGCATTCCCGAGGACACGACCGAGGATGAGGAACGGTGCGTCCTGGCGCGCGGCAAGCATTGTTTCGTGATCATGAACAAGTTCCCCTACAACAACGGGCATCTCATGATCTGCCCGTACCGCCACGTTTCAAACCTCACTGACCTGTCCCTCGAGGAGTCCGAGGACTGTATGCTGTGGCTTCGCCATTGCACTGCGATACTGGAAAAAGCTTTTAATCCTCAAGGGATAAACGTTGGTCTCAATCTTGGAGAGGCTGCCGGGGCGGGGATAGCCCAACACCTCCATTTCCAGATTGTTCCCCGCTGGAACGGCGATGCCTCCTTTATGGCCGTTTTCGGGGAAACCACGGTCATCCCCGAACATCTGTCTTCAACGTACAACCGGCTCAAGCCGTTGTTCGATGAAATAACCGTTTAA
- a CDS encoding LapA family protein yields MRFIKVLFLLFLFVFSIFFFTNNSATLTQELQLVLDIPYVATLHSIPLPFGFIVLVAFTAGCLLTIVYFAVDKFRSASKLRECRTRMASLEQELNSLRNMPIDEAQPYSEVKEEEKV; encoded by the coding sequence ATGCGTTTTATCAAGGTCTTGTTTCTTTTGTTTCTTTTCGTTTTTTCGATCTTTTTCTTCACAAACAACTCCGCTACGCTGACGCAGGAGTTGCAGCTGGTGCTCGACATTCCCTACGTTGCCACCCTCCACTCCATCCCCTTGCCCTTCGGCTTCATCGTCCTGGTCGCGTTCACTGCCGGATGTCTGTTGACCATCGTCTATTTCGCGGTTGACAAATTCCGCTCCGCCTCCAAGCTCCGCGAGTGTCGGACCCGTATGGCCAGCCTTGAGCAGGAGTTGAACTCTCTGCGCAATATGCCCATTGACGAGGCCCAGCCGTATTCCGAGGTCAAGGAAGAGGAAAAAGTCTAA
- a CDS encoding tetratricopeptide repeat protein: protein MAWKWFNRKKNSFNRNLKAVREAGGGVSLPVQDTRAAIEELSKVVKNDPEAVEIYLALGSLYRSQGEIERAIQIRNSLIVRPGLDREFKARAWFELGRDFRRAGFLDRAQKAFDEARSLGHPANCILDETARLAAERGDYEKAAESYGQLDLPLPQAHYLVRLASDHFAEGNTSQANRALRHAIRAYPGAVEAWLEQIVQAYKAGNAGKVADILEDALQSVQPELRFVLFEGLLHAADKAEKAKQSAFGEETEWSRVCKDEPLTKALLPVIEKQEPDVLLLYYGATFLLRIDDIEEARAWLEKALVMQSDFWLARLELFELSRSDQTLTPFYKEQLTFFIDRARRVRRFYCRSCGLKRDQLFFNCPRCRSWHSIAFRTDISE from the coding sequence ATGGCTTGGAAGTGGTTCAATCGCAAAAAAAATTCCTTCAATAGGAATCTGAAGGCGGTGCGTGAGGCCGGCGGCGGGGTTTCCCTGCCGGTCCAGGATACCCGTGCGGCCATCGAGGAACTCAGCAAGGTCGTCAAGAACGACCCTGAGGCGGTTGAAATCTACCTTGCCCTCGGCAGCCTCTATCGCTCCCAGGGCGAAATAGAGCGCGCCATCCAGATCCGAAACAGCCTTATCGTCAGGCCGGGCCTTGATCGCGAATTCAAGGCCCGCGCCTGGTTCGAGTTGGGCCGCGATTTTCGCCGGGCCGGGTTTCTCGACCGGGCACAGAAAGCCTTTGACGAGGCCCGTTCCCTCGGGCACCCCGCGAATTGCATTCTTGATGAAACGGCACGGTTGGCCGCCGAGCGCGGCGACTATGAAAAAGCCGCCGAATCCTATGGCCAGCTTGACCTTCCCCTGCCCCAGGCCCATTACCTGGTCCGCCTCGCCTCGGACCATTTTGCCGAGGGCAACACTTCCCAGGCCAACCGGGCGCTCAGACACGCCATCCGCGCCTATCCCGGCGCTGTGGAGGCCTGGCTCGAACAGATAGTCCAGGCTTACAAGGCAGGCAATGCGGGCAAGGTGGCGGACATTCTCGAAGACGCCCTGCAGAGCGTTCAGCCGGAGTTGCGCTTTGTCCTGTTCGAAGGATTGCTTCATGCGGCGGACAAGGCCGAAAAGGCCAAGCAGTCCGCCTTCGGGGAAGAGACCGAGTGGAGCCGGGTGTGCAAGGATGAGCCGTTGACCAAGGCCCTGCTTCCGGTCATTGAGAAACAGGAGCCTGACGTTCTCCTGCTCTACTACGGGGCCACATTCCTTCTGCGCATCGACGATATCGAGGAGGCCAGGGCCTGGCTGGAAAAAGCGCTGGTCATGCAGTCCGACTTCTGGCTTGCCCGCCTGGAGCTCTTTGAGCTGTCGCGGTCCGACCAGACGCTGACGCCCTTCTACAAGGAACAACTCACGTTTTTCATTGACCGGGCCCGTCGTGTGCGCCGGTTCTATTGTCGTTCCTGCGGCCTCAAGCGCGACCAGCTTTTTTTCAATTGCCCCCGGTGCCGCAGCTGGCATTCCATCGCATTCAGAACGGACATTTCCGAGTAA
- the mutS gene encoding DNA mismatch repair protein MutS, producing MLEQYLHFKEEHPGCLLFFRMGDFYELFFEDAETVARAVQIALTSRNPNDENPIPMCGMPHHSVEPYLSQLLDKGYKIAICDQVEDPKEAKGLVKRDVTRVLTPGTVVEDSNLNSKANNYLGAFFFDAAKDAGGIAWVDFSTGQWSGLHSRRETELWQWMAKINPSELLLPQGAKVPPQFSELSSQVTFVAPGAFYDLSSATNRLLESQSVADLDSLGLAGKGELVRACGALLTYLEQTQKGEFGHLGEFKPLNLGKHLLLDEITERNLEIFRRLDGKTGIGTLWRVLDRTMTPMGGRLLEARLRQPWRHLAPIEKTLDCVTFFYERDQLRVDIRHSLDSVYDLERLSTRIFLGRATPKDFVALRQSLKTLPLLKARLDGQDFSSAPDLGKIVNKWDGMDDLAEVLDKALVDSPPPVITDGGLFRKGFDPVLDELIELHEHGEDRLKELHQKELAETHIPKLKLGFNKVFGYYFEVSKAYKGQVPDHFIRRQTLVNSERYITPALKEMEDRILSASEERKALEYKLFQELRERLAAARSRFLYMADAVALLDYCQGLAEAARVNEWCRPDMHEGMEIEIEAGRHPVVEDALGASNYIPGDLRMDQERRILLITGPNMAGKSTVLRQVAILTIMAQIGSFVPARSARLGLADRVFSRVGASDNLAQGHSTFMVEMTETARILRQATKRSLVILDEIGRGTSTYDGLSLAWAVVEELSARAGGGIRTLFATHYHELTSLEGKIEGLRNLNIAVKEWKGDIVFLRRLVPGPADRSYGIEVAKLAGVPRPVVDRAREILAKLEEKSQDNGSKRAVDRASQTLLPGFGAPPIEISGELTEHPIITQLTDLDVDGMTPIQALMLLNQWKDMIKE from the coding sequence ATGCTCGAGCAGTACCTCCATTTCAAGGAGGAGCATCCCGGATGCCTGCTCTTCTTCCGCATGGGCGACTTTTACGAGCTCTTCTTTGAAGATGCCGAGACCGTGGCCAGGGCCGTGCAGATCGCCCTGACAAGCCGCAATCCCAACGACGAGAACCCCATCCCCATGTGCGGAATGCCCCACCATTCCGTGGAGCCGTACCTGAGCCAGCTTCTGGACAAGGGCTACAAGATCGCCATCTGCGATCAGGTGGAAGACCCCAAGGAAGCCAAGGGGTTGGTCAAGCGCGACGTGACCCGGGTGCTCACGCCCGGTACTGTTGTCGAGGACTCCAACCTGAACAGCAAGGCCAACAACTACCTCGGCGCGTTCTTTTTCGACGCGGCCAAGGACGCAGGCGGCATCGCCTGGGTGGATTTTTCCACCGGCCAGTGGTCGGGACTGCATTCTCGGCGGGAAACCGAGTTGTGGCAGTGGATGGCCAAGATCAATCCCAGCGAATTGCTGCTTCCCCAGGGTGCCAAGGTTCCGCCGCAGTTCAGCGAGTTGTCCTCCCAGGTGACCTTTGTCGCCCCGGGCGCGTTCTACGATCTCTCCTCAGCCACCAATAGATTGCTGGAATCCCAGTCGGTTGCAGACCTCGACAGTCTTGGGTTGGCCGGCAAAGGCGAGTTGGTCCGGGCCTGCGGAGCGCTGCTCACCTACCTCGAACAGACCCAAAAGGGCGAGTTCGGGCATCTGGGTGAATTCAAGCCGCTGAACCTTGGCAAGCATCTGCTGCTCGACGAGATTACTGAGCGTAATCTCGAGATATTCCGTCGACTTGACGGCAAAACCGGCATCGGCACACTGTGGCGCGTTCTGGACCGGACCATGACCCCCATGGGCGGGCGGCTTCTGGAAGCCCGACTGCGCCAGCCATGGCGGCACCTTGCGCCCATCGAGAAGACGCTCGACTGCGTGACCTTTTTTTATGAGCGTGACCAGCTCCGCGTCGATATCCGGCACAGTCTGGATTCGGTATACGATCTGGAACGCCTCTCCACCCGCATATTTCTCGGCAGGGCCACGCCCAAGGATTTCGTGGCCCTGCGCCAGAGTCTGAAAACCCTCCCTTTGCTCAAGGCGCGGCTTGACGGCCAGGATTTTTCGTCGGCTCCCGACTTGGGAAAAATCGTCAATAAATGGGATGGGATGGACGATCTTGCCGAAGTGCTCGACAAGGCCCTGGTGGACAGCCCGCCCCCGGTGATCACGGACGGCGGTTTGTTCCGCAAGGGATTCGACCCCGTGCTGGACGAATTGATCGAACTGCACGAGCACGGCGAGGACCGGCTCAAGGAGCTGCACCAGAAAGAGTTGGCCGAAACCCATATCCCCAAGCTCAAGCTCGGGTTCAACAAGGTCTTCGGCTATTACTTCGAGGTGTCCAAGGCATACAAGGGTCAGGTTCCGGATCATTTCATCCGCCGTCAGACACTGGTCAACAGCGAGCGTTACATCACCCCCGCCCTCAAGGAGATGGAGGACCGCATCCTGTCCGCTTCCGAGGAACGCAAGGCACTGGAATACAAATTGTTCCAGGAACTGCGCGAACGGCTCGCCGCGGCTCGCAGCCGATTCCTGTACATGGCGGACGCCGTGGCCCTCCTGGACTACTGTCAGGGACTGGCCGAGGCCGCCCGGGTCAATGAGTGGTGCCGTCCGGACATGCATGAAGGCATGGAGATCGAGATCGAAGCGGGCCGTCACCCCGTGGTCGAAGACGCTCTGGGCGCGTCCAATTACATTCCGGGTGACCTGCGCATGGATCAGGAACGTCGCATCCTGCTCATCACCGGCCCGAACATGGCCGGTAAATCCACCGTGTTGCGTCAAGTCGCCATCCTGACCATCATGGCCCAGATCGGCTCTTTCGTCCCGGCCCGCTCCGCCCGCCTCGGCCTGGCCGACCGTGTGTTTTCCCGCGTCGGTGCTTCCGACAACCTGGCCCAGGGCCATTCCACCTTCATGGTCGAGATGACCGAGACCGCCCGTATTTTGCGACAGGCCACCAAGCGGAGCCTGGTCATCCTGGATGAGATCGGGCGCGGCACCAGCACGTACGACGGATTGTCCCTGGCCTGGGCCGTGGTCGAGGAACTTTCCGCACGCGCCGGGGGCGGCATTCGCACCCTGTTCGCCACCCACTACCACGAGCTGACCAGCCTTGAAGGCAAGATCGAGGGATTGCGGAATCTCAACATCGCAGTCAAGGAGTGGAAGGGGGATATCGTGTTTTTACGGCGGCTTGTGCCCGGCCCGGCTGACCGAAGCTACGGCATCGAGGTGGCCAAGCTGGCCGGTGTTCCTCGTCCCGTGGTGGACCGGGCCCGGGAAATCCTTGCGAAGCTTGAGGAAAAATCGCAGGATAACGGTTCGAAACGGGCCGTGGATCGGGCGTCGCAAACCCTGCTGCCCGGTTTCGGCGCTCCGCCCATTGAGATCAGCGGGGAGTTGACCGAACACCCGATCATCACGCAACTGACCGACCTCGACGTGGACGGTATGACGCCCATCCAGGCGCTGATGCTGCTCAACCAGTGGAAGGACATGATCAAGGAATAG
- the lysA gene encoding diaminopimelate decarboxylase, giving the protein MHHFEYRDGVLFAEEVSVTKLTENYGTPLYIYSAATFRRHFKAFDSAFDGLDHLTCFSVKANSNLSVLRMLAEEGAGMDIVSGGELYRALKAGVAPEKIVYSGVGKRESEIRDALSAGILMFNVESVAELIKIDEVAGLKGVKAQVSFRINPDVDPQTHPYISTGMAKNKFGLDIENSFKAYEMAAKLDNIEPVGMDCHIGSQLTSIEPFLEALDKLLDFYEKLKGIGIKIKYLDLGGGLGIPYDEEQPPHPTEFGQALSAKLKGLPLKVILEPGRVIAGNAGIMVTKVLYTKSNPTKNFLIVDAAMNDLVRPSLYGSYHRIGEVEEHGRAPMVYDVVGPICESGDFLARDRELPGIKQGERLVLYSAGAYGFTMSSNYNTRPRACELIVDDDKVIVARKRETYEDIVANEL; this is encoded by the coding sequence ATGCATCATTTCGAATACAGAGACGGCGTGCTGTTCGCCGAAGAGGTCAGCGTCACCAAGCTGACCGAGAATTACGGCACCCCGCTCTACATCTATTCCGCAGCAACGTTTCGCAGGCATTTCAAGGCCTTCGACTCTGCTTTTGACGGATTGGACCACCTGACCTGCTTTTCGGTCAAGGCCAACTCGAACCTGTCGGTCCTGCGCATGCTGGCCGAAGAAGGCGCGGGCATGGACATCGTATCCGGCGGAGAACTCTATCGCGCTCTCAAGGCGGGCGTGGCTCCGGAAAAAATCGTCTACTCCGGAGTGGGCAAGCGCGAATCCGAAATTCGCGACGCCCTGAGCGCCGGGATTCTGATGTTCAACGTGGAGTCCGTTGCCGAGCTGATCAAGATCGACGAGGTTGCGGGGCTCAAGGGCGTCAAGGCGCAGGTCAGCTTCCGCATCAACCCGGATGTGGACCCGCAGACACACCCTTATATTTCCACCGGCATGGCCAAGAACAAGTTCGGCCTGGACATCGAGAATTCTTTCAAGGCCTACGAGATGGCCGCCAAGCTCGACAATATCGAGCCTGTGGGCATGGACTGCCACATCGGCTCCCAGCTGACGAGCATCGAGCCTTTCCTGGAGGCGCTGGATAAGCTCCTCGATTTTTATGAAAAACTGAAAGGAATCGGCATCAAAATCAAGTATCTCGATCTGGGGGGCGGCCTTGGCATTCCCTACGACGAAGAACAGCCGCCCCACCCCACCGAGTTCGGCCAGGCTTTGAGCGCCAAGCTCAAGGGACTGCCGCTCAAGGTGATCCTGGAACCGGGACGGGTCATCGCAGGCAACGCGGGCATCATGGTCACCAAGGTGCTTTACACCAAGTCCAACCCGACCAAGAATTTCCTTATTGTGGACGCGGCCATGAACGATCTGGTCCGGCCCAGCCTGTACGGCTCTTACCACCGCATCGGCGAGGTCGAGGAACACGGTCGTGCGCCGATGGTCTATGACGTGGTCGGTCCCATTTGCGAATCCGGCGACTTCCTGGCCAGGGATCGCGAGCTGCCCGGCATAAAGCAAGGGGAACGCCTCGTGCTTTACTCTGCCGGAGCCTACGGGTTCACCATGTCTTCCAACTACAATACGCGGCCGCGGGCCTGCGAGTTGATCGTTGACGACGACAAGGTTATAGTCGCCAGGAAACGTGAGACATATGAAGATATTGTAGCCAACGAACTGTAG
- a CDS encoding 16S rRNA (uracil(1498)-N(3))-methyltransferase, with translation MTRLNSFYLAPDQWPVAPGDAVALVGPEARHMTTVLRTEKGREVRLFDGMGRTGLFTVIEIKKTRALLETVSLDEIPAPTSGVTLAIGWSKSKRRTYLFEKTVELKGAGLIFWQATRSQGRVPAEPKETWLEKCIQAAKQCGNPHLPVLETIPAGIPGLIERGAGFDHCYLAWESDEVSTPLTPSMLSKGRTLVVVGPEGGFDRQEAVKLVESGFEPVTLGESVLRWETAATYCLSLAFFSGQETS, from the coding sequence ATGACCAGACTGAACTCTTTCTACCTCGCCCCGGACCAGTGGCCCGTCGCTCCCGGCGACGCGGTGGCGCTTGTCGGCCCCGAAGCGCGTCACATGACCACTGTCCTGCGCACAGAGAAGGGACGGGAGGTCCGGCTGTTCGACGGCATGGGCCGGACCGGCCTGTTCACGGTCATTGAGATCAAGAAAACCCGAGCTCTCCTGGAAACGGTCAGCCTGGACGAAATTCCGGCGCCGACTTCAGGGGTGACCTTGGCCATAGGCTGGAGCAAGTCCAAACGCCGCACGTATCTTTTCGAGAAGACGGTGGAATTGAAGGGAGCGGGCCTCATTTTCTGGCAGGCGACCCGAAGTCAGGGGCGTGTCCCAGCCGAACCGAAGGAAACCTGGCTGGAAAAGTGCATCCAGGCGGCCAAACAGTGCGGCAACCCCCACCTCCCGGTTCTGGAGACCATCCCGGCCGGAATCCCCGGCCTGATCGAACGGGGGGCCGGGTTCGACCACTGCTATTTGGCCTGGGAGTCGGATGAGGTTTCCACGCCGCTGACGCCTTCCATGCTTTCCAAAGGGCGCACACTTGTAGTAGTCGGTCCTGAAGGCGGCTTCGACCGCCAGGAGGCCGTAAAATTGGTGGAATCCGGGTTTGAGCCCGTCACCCTGGGCGAATCGGTGCTCCGCTGGGAAACCGCCGCCACCTATTGCCTGAGTCTCGCATTCTTTAGCGGACAGGAAACGTCATGA
- a CDS encoding replication-associated recombination protein A, with translation MKLEIEETHPLADRIRPTTLDDFVGQTHIRNRIEAFSQSKRMPSLLLFGPPGCGKSTLALLLASMTGKKFLRVSAPEAGLTALRKMLPGQDILILDELHRFSKAQQDFFLPILESGEITLLATTTENPSFSVTRQLLSRLHVLRLRQLSREELVDVSHRGARELSVELEEDSHKMLAAMAGGDARTLLNLLEYTAELPKEKRCPECLRESLPEIVVRGDRDGDSHYELASALIKSIRGSDPDAALYYLACLIESGEDPRFVTRRLIISASEDIGLGDPDALGRAMACHQAIETIGMPEGFIPMAQTVVYLALCPKSNSTYAAYRTAQKEIRENGPQPVPLHLRNATSSLQREWGYGRGYLYPHNFPKGWADQDYLPNELAGRKFYHPKDQGEEPRLLSWIRQFKRQR, from the coding sequence ATGAAGCTGGAAATTGAAGAAACCCACCCTCTTGCGGACAGGATTCGCCCCACGACCCTGGACGATTTCGTGGGCCAGACCCATATCCGCAACCGCATTGAAGCGTTCTCCCAATCCAAGCGCATGCCGAGTCTGCTTCTGTTCGGACCGCCCGGCTGCGGTAAGTCCACCCTTGCCCTGCTCCTGGCTTCCATGACAGGTAAAAAATTTCTGCGTGTGAGCGCACCCGAAGCGGGGTTGACTGCCCTGCGCAAGATGTTGCCGGGACAGGACATTCTCATTCTCGACGAGCTGCACCGTTTCTCCAAGGCGCAACAGGATTTTTTCCTGCCGATCCTGGAATCCGGTGAGATCACCCTGCTGGCCACCACCACTGAGAATCCGTCCTTCAGCGTCACCCGCCAACTTCTCTCCCGCCTCCATGTCCTGCGGCTGCGCCAGTTGAGCCGTGAGGAGTTGGTGGACGTCAGCCATCGCGGAGCCCGGGAACTCAGCGTTGAATTGGAAGAGGATAGCCACAAGATGCTGGCTGCCATGGCTGGCGGCGACGCTCGTACCCTTTTGAATTTACTTGAATACACCGCAGAACTGCCCAAGGAAAAACGATGCCCGGAATGTTTGCGCGAGTCCCTGCCCGAGATAGTGGTCCGGGGGGATCGTGACGGCGATTCACATTACGAACTGGCCTCGGCGCTGATCAAGTCCATCCGCGGCAGCGACCCGGACGCGGCCTTGTACTATCTCGCCTGCCTGATTGAGAGCGGTGAAGACCCGCGTTTCGTAACCCGCCGACTGATCATTTCCGCCTCAGAGGACATCGGCCTGGGTGACCCGGATGCCCTTGGCCGGGCCATGGCCTGCCACCAGGCCATTGAAACCATCGGAATGCCTGAAGGTTTCATCCCCATGGCCCAGACTGTGGTCTATCTGGCCCTGTGCCCGAAATCCAATTCCACCTATGCCGCCTACCGTACCGCGCAAAAGGAAATCCGTGAAAACGGACCCCAGCCCGTGCCGTTGCACCTGCGCAACGCGACCAGCTCGCTGCAGCGGGAATGGGGCTACGGGCGCGGCTATCTGTACCCCCACAACTTCCCCAAGGGGTGGGCGGACCAGGATTACCTGCCAAACGAACTGGCGGGCCGCAAATTCTATCATCCCAAGGATCAGGGAGAGGAGCCCAGGCTTCTGTCCTGGATAAGGCAGTTCAAGCGGCAGAGATGA